In Pyrus communis chromosome 11, drPyrComm1.1, whole genome shotgun sequence, the sequence TGATGCAGTATTTGTGGGAGGATTGATCTAAGGgtcacaatgaaattttaaatatgTGTATTTTTATCTGGTAGTTGAATTGTCATTGTTCATATGAGTACATATATTATTCGTATAGTACAATTTCGTTGTATTATTTTACAATTTTGACCCTATATTCATTGGACAGTTATCTGTTACTCTTGAGTATAGACTGAGGATATTTTTGccattttgaatgtttcacctatTTGGACtactcactttatatatatagattatgACTAATACAAGTTTTCATCCTCTTGCAAACATCATTCAGTGTCATGGCATTGCCAATTGGAATTATACAATTGGAAGAAGAATATGGTGGCATGTCTACCAGAAGAAGAATATGGTAACAGATGACATTGCCAATTGGAACTATACAATTGATCTTAAGTGCCATTATTTTGAGAATCCTCTTAATTGAATTGGAACTCAGTCATTTGATGATATGATGGAAGTCCTTAGGACTCAAACTGTATGTAATAACTCTTTGAGTAAGTTTATGGGGGTGACCCGCCCCCTTTTGTTAcctaaaaaaaacttcaaagatATGTGTTTTAATATGTGCATGGTTTTAAGTGTTCATGCAACTTTAATATGAAAGTGTTTCTACAACTATTCAATTCTTTGTTAAAGTGTTACTGTAAAGATTTCATAATTAATCATCAAATCGTAGACAAAATTTTCACAGTTAAgttgaaaaaataatttctcaTTGAAGCAAAGCTCGCATTAAAGTATAGAAAAATTgtcatttattttttgaaattaaggcATGAAATTTTTCATTCTAATCTTATCAAAACTCGCATTAAaagatattttaatttataatgcTAGTAAAAGTTCTAATCGCTCACGGCTTCGCTAAAGAAAACACAATGATTGCACATCGAGAAAATTGAGTTCAAGGAAACTAATGAAGATGATGACATAGTTTAAATTAGTTAATGAATAggttgaaattaattaaattatttaatgaattaatatataaatataagacGTCATATTGGGCCTTAAAGTAAGTTTTGGGTTTCTAGGCTTATCGGGCCTAAGCCTATTAGGCTTATAACTCAAGTTATGCAGCCTAACTTAAGGATGGAGCATGTGGACCACACACGTGAGTCCACTATATAAGCTGAGTTAAGTTATAGCTTCATCCTCCTTAAGGTTTTGAGTGTGAAAATGAGAAGGATGGAGAGTGAAAATTCTCCTCCTTTTTCGTCCACAATTGTCGGCCACCATAGGTAGGAGTTGCTAGCATCTCACCTCCCCATGGTCACCTCATCTTCTTTCTTGCTCATCTTTTTGATGTGGATACCTAGTGGCCTCCTTCCTTGGAAGCTTTTGGAGAGTCCTCTTCAAGCAAAGGAAGATTAAATTCATGGAGCTTTGAAGGCCCTTCCTCAAAGGTGTTAACTTTGGTTTTAGGAACCAAATAGTATCTTCAAGGATAATCCTCTCATCTCTCTAACTTTGTTTGTAATAAATGTGTTTCATCCTCCCTTAGGCATTTAAGATTTTGATAGATTTGATTTGAATTCATATAATCTTAGCTTCCGCctttaatataattttaatgCATGAGATATTCAAATGATTCTCTAATTTCACATAAGTTTTCCTTCACCATCTATAGTATATTCAAGTTTATGCTATTTCAATCTAGGATGATCCAAGTGATTCAATTCGCCTAtagcaagaatcgaacctaatgcctctcacttacaagtaaacaAATGCACCTTTAACATGAagttatgatatatatatatatatatatatatatatatatattcttttggTACTTGCTAAAAAAATTGTATGATTCAATAGCTTGAAAGTGAGAGCCTTGAATTCCACACAAGAGTAGCCCCTCGTGGACCGCCTAAATCCTACAAATGAATAAAAAGTTAGAGCTACATTGAATCTCACCAGAATAGCCTCATCTATCATGGCTTCTCTACAACCAAGAAACAAAAGACAAGTGAGACGTCACACCGATGTAGTGTGAGCCAAATGTTCTCCGATGCTTAAATTAGATTAATCGTAGGAACAATGAATCTCAAGCTATGAGTTTCTTGGTTAGGCATGATCTTGGAGATAATTCATTACTGTACACGTTGAGCCCCCAAAGTGGTTAATTTGAACTCTAAGTAATCACACCCATGTAGCCAAACCTGGCCATCGCCAACCCCCGTCTATCCCGAAGCTCCTAATTTTGTCGCTCTCTCTCATGAGCGCAATAGCCGAACTTGGAAATCAATTTCCCATTCACATGAAAATGATAGATCTCACAATTTCATGTACAACTCACTAACACGACACAAAAATAATAGATTTTGGATCAAGACATAACATGTTAAAATAACAGATTTGACACAAGCACGACAAATACAACTtagttgatttatttaatcCGACAGCTAAAGAGAGTtatgtgaaaaaatataaaaggtgtgtgaatatcacccTCATTCTCAAATCCAAATACTTGGACGGTTTCTTCAACCCGATTGTGCAATCACCAACATCGAAACTGGTCCGTAAACCCCACCCCTACCCCTCCCTCTCACCGTAGCCTCCCTGAATAATCCAAGGGGCAAAATTTGGTCGACTACTGAGCTAGCCAGCCTCACAAGAGAACTACCAATTTCCAAATGACAACCAAATCAACCAGAAAATCACACACACAAGTATGAAGCTTGTTTAAGCCCTGTAATATTGCTACACAACCATGAACAATTCAGCCGCGGACGAACcaagagaaaaattaaaaacgacTTCCGGTTCTTTCCAACACTAACAAAGCAttaaagaagagagaaagaaagagtgtAGCAGTTATTCGGAGTCTACTCCTGATATTGGTGAGATTCTACAACTGCAAAGTGCATACAAATCTACCAAACATAGCAATCTCATGGGAATACAAGAGAATTCATATGAATGAAGTTGGTTTACAGGCTATCTAATTTTGTATCCACCAAAGCATCCTCAATCTGTCAGcaccaaaccaaaaaacaagtCATCCAAATTTAGACGGGTCGCAGACTCGCAGTACTTAGCAATGTACATGTGCTATGCAAAACAGACCCAACTGTATCTATTTATCACCACATTCTAACAATATTATACAAATTCTAACAAGACCAACggatgagagagaagagaaccCCATTCTATACTTGCACGATGGTTGGAGGCCTCGGAGAAAATTTCCACTATACACCAATCGCAGATTCAATTCGAAAATTTGTCTGAAAAGCTTCCAATCACCATCTACCCTAATTTTCAGAGATCTGCCATTTAAGATAATCGTCATTAGTAATTCAGTTACATAGTTGCTTCCATCAACCATTACAAATAGCAATCATTTGCAATCCAAATTAATAAGATGCCAGATCATATATTAACAAGGTTGCATCTATTCTCTTCACCGCAAAAATTACACTGCATGCCCAACCATCCATCAAAGTCCAAACAAAAAGCAGGAGAGAACTCATTTCAAGTTTCACCTAATATACGACATGAAAAGATTTACTTTTAAGTATGTATGTGCTATAAAACTATAGAGCATATGAAAGCCCAAGGGCACAAATAAGAACAAACAAAACTGATGTAAAAAAGGGCTGAGTAAGGTCACACATGGTCTGTAAAGCAAAAAAAATCTACGAAACATGCACTTATGCAAAGCTTAAATGTGATCAAATTACTCGAACCCTGACTTGCTCACTTAACTGATCTAGTGCTGACACCCTCTCCCAGGAGAAAGGCAGGGTATTCCCTTATAGCTTGCCTTGTAATTGTTGCATAGACTTGCGCTATACAAAAACAGGGAAAgcagaaatatgcaacaaacAAAAGTCAAGCATGACTTGCTCTGTACTGCAAGCTCATGACCCAATACACAAACAAAAATGATCCATCTTACTAACTTCTTTGAAATAATCCTTCCCTACCAGGAAAACAGTAGATAACCACCATACTATGGTGACTGGAATAGAAACGACAAAAACAACCAAGACATTTCAGACCCATTTCCAGTGGACACATTCTCACTGGTGAGATACACAGCATCTATTAGTTAAAGGGCTAGTTGAGCTCAGTAGAAACTTGTTTGGCAGTCTTGCTGGGATCCCCAGATCAAATAACTGGTTTACAGGACACTCTTAGGGAGTCATGTCTTCTAGGATTCCAGCTTTTTATTTCTTACAAAAATCTTTGACCTTACTCCCTAAACAGAAATGAACGCTGTATACAGGTAGTGGGCTGATGTACACTGAAGGGACTCTGTACGCTGAacctttctttttaaataaaacagCCTTAGAATGTACTAGAAAATTTGGCGGGAAAAAGGACAAAGGAGCAGAAACACAACCTCCCATTGAGCAACATCAAGATTTTTATTCTGGGGACAAGGACAGTTGGAGTGGTGATACATTCCTTAAAATTTCTAGAGAGGGAGAGTCACTGGGTGAAAATATGAGATGATATTTGATACCAGATTTGATTGTtacaacaaaaagtaatagtAAGTGGTAAACTTGAACAGCACTTTCTAACTCAAGAAGATAGAACTACTTTGACACGGCAGGCTTTACAAGCAACACATGTATACAGCTGGTATATACGCAACCCTCAACTTCATGTTTAACAAGAATGCATATGGTAATGCACAGACTATTAAAAGGATTAATCTAAATTGGAATCAACAATTAAATCTGTCATTAAAGTTTTGGTTTCCACTCAGTAAAACCtcagtcgaaaattaaaaagagaatttttaatttcactCTCAGTAAAAACTCTGTGATTTCCTGCTCCCACACGCCAACTccatctccttctccttctctcttctcaCCCCCTTACTCTCTCCAAATTCTGTTCTATGAGCAATTTCCACGCACCATTTTTCTTCTCCTACAGACCCCTGTTTATTTATGGCCTTCCATTGAAGAACCTAAGGAAGAATCAATGAACATAGATAAACAGGTGTGTGCAACCATTTCCCTATTTTTGTTATAAAACTCTCTTCATATTTGAAACAAGCTGGAAAGTGAAAGAAAATTCCGAAAATGTTGACCCTGGCAGTAATTTAAATTGCTACACATCTATATAGCAATTGAAAACAAAGAGTTTGAGTTTTATTTATATAGATGTCATTCAAAAATCTTAAACGTCAACGACTAAAGGTGGGGGTGAACAAGTAAGCAGGCAAGGGGGTAAAACACGTAGGAATATACTTgctcctcatcttcttcaatgACAAGTGATTGAAGAAGAAACGTTATcttcagaaggaaaaaaatttgaattttgagaaatgTTTTGGAGAGAAATTTAAAGCACACTGACCGTTTTAAGTACTAATACTTCCAATGTATATAATACTTATTgcaattacacacacacacatatatatataacagcTTCACCCTGTAGCAAGAAAAAGTAAGCAACCCCTCATGAATGACACATTTTGTGCTATCATCTAGAGTTCTTTTACAACATATTCCACCATTCACAGCTCCAAGGTGAATCATGCATCAATACTAATAAATAGTCTGGTCCATACATAACATAAAAACCTACACATCTGCTTCCaaaccaataaaaattaaaataatgggGCAGCTACTGCAAAATGTTGGTCAAGTTTAATGTCATTGATAATATCACTTCAGTCAAATGATGTAGTTTACAACCCCAACTAAACACTATAAACGCACTTGATTACATAACAAGGAAGAACAAAAACTGCAAAAATGCTTGGAACAAGAATCAAGTTGACAGAATCTTAcctcaaaagaaaatagttaaGTCCTAGGCGAACCTGCATCTGATCCAGATGCTGACGAACTATCACTATCTGAGTCTGCAGCAACAcggcaagaaaaagaaactaCTTTACCAAACAAGAACTTGCATAATTGCACACCGTATGATCAGCAATCTGTGAAATAACTTTACATCTATGAGCACAAAAATGTATTACAGTACCACTAGAGGAAGATCCAGAATCACTGCTAGAGCTGCTTGAACTACTCGACCTACTCCTAGTATCACCCTGGTTATCCCCTTGAATGGGTGTTGAAGAGGAAATAATCCTTCCATCTGCTCAAAAAAGGAACGAGTTTCAATTTATCAGTTTCTCCAAGGAAATCACCGATTCCAATGCCATGAAACATCGCATTCTGAAATATTTTACCTGTCTTGGGTTGTTTCAAAACCTCTGCTGCAACTGGGGCCTGGGTCTgtaaaatacaaagaaaaattaatcatTTACCAACGGCCGTTACCACAAGAATCAGAGGTTAGAATGTAGCATGAGTCAAGACATACCCGCTGCTGGACATTCTGCTCAGCTTCTGCTCTGGCTTGCATTTCAGCTTTTCGCTTGTGTTTGCTCAAACTCTTCTTGTAATTGGTTACAAACCTGTCCAGCTCCCACAGGGTCTCGGTATCAACGCTATCTATGTCCACTTCAATTTCATCATCATGATGGAATAGTGCCGAATTCCTCCTCTTTATAATCTGTATAATGGCATCCAGCTTCTCTGAAGGTAAACTCTGGAGTTGTGTGCTGAGCTTTTGCTTTTCTTCATAAGTCATATCCCTTTTATGAGGATCTTTAGCTTTAGGCTTCTTAGGAGCGGGGGTCCTAGGAGTAATAGTCATGGATTTAGGCTTCGGATCAGCGTGACGAGAAATGGACTCAGACCTGTCCAAAATCCTTCGCATATCAAGATGAGGTGGTAGCAGTGGAGGTGCCTTTCTTGGTGTAGGTGTTGGAAGATTAACCCCATAATCATATCCAAACCTCAGCTCACGATTGTAATCTGACTCTATGATGGCCCACCTGTCCTCAAATATTCTGGATAACTGCTCTGCCATTACATGAACATCCTGCCCTGGGGGGTTATAGGTCATGGCATTGTGAAATGTAAGTCTCACATCCTCCGCAAATTCTTTCGGAGACTTGTACCAATTCTTGTTCAGCCTCGACTTGATGGTACCCAGGTCCATTGGATGCTTGATAATGATATGATAATCGTGCAAACCAAGCTTGGCAGCATCAACAGGTTCATTAAACACCCAACCATGCTTGTGTTTCATCAATTTCTCAAGCAAAGAACTGCAACTCTTGAAAAACTTGCTTCCCATCCCACCGAACCCTTGCCACAATTCTCCTCCACCATGTCTCTTCCCATTCGATTTCGACTTCTTGTTACTCTCAGCAGGTGGAATCTTATCCTTGGCAAGCAAAAACTCAGAATTACGATAGAACTGGTTCGCCTTGGGggttctcttctctttctccacAATATCACTCATTCCCTGACTATTCTCCAACACGGATATACTCAGCTGATGCAAAGGCCTGGTAGCCTCTCGAGGAACACCTACAGAAGCAACCTCAGAGTGAACCAGCCTCAGCCCTCCACCTGCACTATTCGCCCCATCATTCACTGAAACATGGGAGTGACTAAACCCACCAATCTGCCCCTGTTTAGCCTCAATTCTCTTCACCAAACTCCGCACCAAATCGAGCTCACTCTCAAGCTTCCTTCGAAGCTCCCGCTTCTCCTGCTTCGACCTTGAAGCCAAATTAATCTTAGTTCGGCTATCCAAAGCCGGCTTGACCACCCCATTCTCTTCAGGTGAATTCCGACTTTCCCGCTCAATAGTTGCCTCAACCACTGCCTCTGCTGCTGTCGCCGCAGGTTCTTGCCGGTTCAGGCTCAAGGAGTCATCAGAGGCAGCAGCACCAGACTGTGAAATGAGCGGCTGAGTGGAATTTCCATCCTCAGACAGAATAGTCTGAGCCGGAGGCCGAGTGGAATTCTCATCATTCCCGTTATCCTTGTTCTGACTCTTTCTGTCCTTCTCGTTTTCGTTGTTGCTGTTGTCCTTCTGTTTCTGGTTGTGGTTGCTGTCCTTCTGGTTCTCTTTGATGTTGTTGTCCTTCTCGTTCTCGTTGATGCTGTTGTTCTTCTCACTAATGCTGCTGTCCTTCCCGTTGATACTGTTGTCGATCCCGTTGATGTTGCCGCTGGTGGTGGTTGGGATAGCGGCAGAGGCAGGGGCGGGGGCGGGGGCGGAGGGGGCAGCTAAGGCGGTGGTGGTTGTGGCGGTTGCGTTGGTATTTGTGTTTGCGTCGGTGTTGGCGGTGGTGTTGACGATGTTGTTCTTCTTGAGGCCTTTGAAAGCTTTTCGAGTATAGACCTTGCTCTCCGTGAACCTCTGTTTCTCTCTGGCTCCATCACCTTCTCCTACTGTAGGCCCCGAAGCCATACATGTAcctcccaaaaccctaattcccgTTTTTCCCTTTCACAAAGATCCAAGATGCTTAGGGTTTTTTACCGCTATCCGcccaaacaaaagaaatattaacaaaaccctaattctcccCCCAAATCTCACAAACAATTCACAAAATCCTAGGGTTTCTTTCCCCTAATCGCCCAAACAAAACAGAGACCaccaaaacccaattttccGCCCAAATCTCACACATAAATCAAGAAAATCAAATTAGGGCTTCCTTACAACAAACCAGTGAGAGAGAGTTAGggcttacaagttacaacatCGACAACCATATGGGTAGAGCTTCGAGCTTCGTTAGCCTTTCTCTCCGATCAGATCTCGCTCCttcgctttctctctctaaaacgtTTCACAGTCTCacagtttctctctcttccGTCTCCCACTCTCTCTCTGTATCCTTATCTTACAAGTGTACGGCGAGGGAGGGGTTCGTGAGGGAGCGGTGGAGTGACGAAACGTGTGGGAGCACCAAAAGAGTAGTGACCGGGAAGTATCATAGCACGGGTGGGGGGTTTGACTCACGCGACATACGAGGGAGTGACGTGCAACGGACCAATGGGAGAGCGGGAGAGTAGGGCGTGAGCATCACGTTGAGCTTGAGTTTATTGGGGGATTATGTGGCGGGGGACTTGCTTTGTGGAATATTTGGAAGTGATTCCCCACGCGACAAGAAGGCGCGTGTAGTTCAGTTTCGGCAATTGTAAAATGTGATTTGGTGATGATGAAAGTCTCCGGCCGGGTTTATTATATGCCCCGATGTTGCGCTCATTGCTGCCGTTTGCctggtggtggttgtggttgaGGAGAGTTTCAACTCCCaagttctttgtttgaagccagaTTTGAGCCCAAATACAATGCTCTTCCAAAAGGCTTTATTATTTGGTAAATTTTGTTTATACTAAGGGATGGCTTCGATTTTATTCAGTTcggtttttttaaaaattaaaaatcaaattgaaattacTATTTGATTTCGCTTTTCTTCGGGTTTTATTGTTTGGTTTAGTTCAAttcgttttttttattttttaataaatttgtaaattagttttgaaaaaaaataaataaataagtattCATTTATGTATTATTTGGTTTCGGGTCCTCTGAAATCAAAATCGAACCTCGGTTTAATTGGGTTCTTTTCGGTCTCTGGGCCATAATCAACCAGCAAATCTCATGGTAATAGTTTTAAGTCATGACATTAAATTTTTGTCTGTTTCtatatgttttaatttatttattttgtatcaaaACTCGTAAACAAATTTTGTTCTTATGATATAATCAGCTCAGTATTgaatttttcatacaaaatttaAAGCTTTACCACTCTTGTTTGactaaaatttgaacttttaatttttctcGTGTTAATCATATTGCAATATTTTGTCTAATTTCTTTCATATGACTTAAAAGCCCTTTTAACTTGAATTTCGGACTTCGCCACTGATTATTTCTCTTCCTTCTATCATGAGTTTTGTTCTTGCTTTCCTTCTcttattttgttatttgattgtttattatttatttcatacCGTAAAACTATGAGATTTAGTAGAGGAGCTGATGAGCAGAGGGTGGACAAAATATGACATTGACGAGCGAAGGCGGTGCCAAGTATGCAGCGACGAAGAATGTTGCGAATAGTTGGGATGAACGGgctggagaaaaagaaaaatcattatAAATGTGGCACAGTATTAACTGTTTAGATTTCTTGAGTTAAGAATAAAAAGTGTTTGAAAATCCTTCAAAATCGACAAACAAAATTGGCCTCGTTGGATCATTAGTCTCCTTAGTAATAGGATAGTTAAAGATAGCCTCTGTAGTGAAAAAATTAGGATAAAACAAACTTTCTGTTAATTATTAGCACGTAAAGTTTACATGTGAGACTAACTATCTTTTTAGTCTCATATGTGAACCTTATGTGCTAACAATTAACGGAAAGTTAgcaaaactttcaaattttGGGCCTAAAT encodes:
- the LOC137707711 gene encoding transcription factor GTE4-like, producing the protein MASGPTVGEGDGAREKQRFTESKVYTRKAFKGLKKNNIVNTTANTDANTNTNATATTTTALAAPSAPAPAPASAAIPTTTSGNINGIDNSINGKDSSISEKNNSINENEKDNNIKENQKDSNHNQKQKDNSNNENEKDRKSQNKDNGNDENSTRPPAQTILSEDGNSTQPLISQSGAAASDDSLSLNRQEPAATAAEAVVEATIERESRNSPEENGVVKPALDSRTKINLASRSKQEKRELRRKLESELDLVRSLVKRIEAKQGQIGGFSHSHVSVNDGANSAGGGLRLVHSEVASVGVPREATRPLHQLSISVLENSQGMSDIVEKEKRTPKANQFYRNSEFLLAKDKIPPAESNKKSKSNGKRHGGGELWQGFGGMGSKFFKSCSSLLEKLMKHKHGWVFNEPVDAAKLGLHDYHIIIKHPMDLGTIKSRLNKNWYKSPKEFAEDVRLTFHNAMTYNPPGQDVHVMAEQLSRIFEDRWAIIESDYNRELRFGYDYGVNLPTPTPRKAPPLLPPHLDMRRILDRSESISRHADPKPKSMTITPRTPAPKKPKAKDPHKRDMTYEEKQKLSTQLQSLPSEKLDAIIQIIKRRNSALFHHDDEIEVDIDSVDTETLWELDRFVTNYKKSLSKHKRKAEMQARAEAEQNVQQRTQAPVAAEVLKQPKTDGRIISSSTPIQGDNQGDTRSRSSSSSSSSSDSGSSSSDSDSDSSSASGSDAGSPRT